Proteins from a single region of Dyadobacter fanqingshengii:
- a CDS encoding ABC transporter permease: protein MIKNYLKIAVRNLTRNKIFSFINIAGLSLGLTCCMLIVLYTKDEVSFDRFQENKDQLYRIKVTMSDSRETRTIGSTNTIHGPSFKQEIPEIKEIVRAQSNTFVTRKGNELLSEDVLFADNNFFTVFSMPLVAGDPKTVLANVNSIVLTEEVAEKYFNTTDAVGKTMELKIDDNFEKLIVSGVAKKCPQNSSVQFGAVIPFELQVTRGWTDKEWLGFYMNTFVLLHEKANYRTVVPKLNQVFKTKSAEEISKIKDFDQRISFSLQPFLDIHLDSEISDLRNGLGRGSSPIYSYILSGIAIFILLIACINFVNLTVARSLNRAKEIGIRKVVGSQRKQLMYQFLGESFLLSFIAFSLAVVLTLAVLPTFNELANKQLALSYLLDIKLVSGYFALFLVTGMVAGFYPALVLSGFSPAQTLYNRTKLTQKNYLTKGLVVFQFALSICLVIGTIVIYSQFKYLTNKNLGYNDKNLMSFSLGRGRSGERYLEVVKAELETIAGVEKVGAFNGNYNGTLGDIETGKIDFGYIGVDDDFLKTLEIPIARGRNFSKSFPSDPVQSVVVNEAFVKKAGWKNPIGKEINFEWKNQKMTVIGVVKNYHYASLKDTIKPLLMTQDPNYGKSTLFLKLTGGNNVETVKTVEKIFRRYVPFMPFEYQFEDAKNLKRYESEAKWKEMITLAAILSIFVSCIGLFGLATFNAETRVKEIGIRKVLGASAASIAALLSSDFIKLVLVAIVVALPFSYYAADTWLRDFPYRIAISWWYFVVAALLAITVAILTVGYQSLKTAMLDPAKSLRSE, encoded by the coding sequence ATGATCAAGAACTATCTCAAAATTGCGGTTCGTAATTTGACGAGGAATAAGATTTTTTCCTTTATCAACATTGCCGGGCTATCGCTTGGACTTACCTGCTGCATGCTGATTGTCCTTTATACCAAGGATGAAGTCAGTTTTGACCGGTTTCAGGAAAATAAAGACCAGCTCTACCGGATCAAGGTAACCATGTCGGACAGCCGCGAGACCCGCACGATTGGCAGCACCAACACCATTCACGGGCCAAGCTTCAAGCAGGAAATTCCGGAGATTAAGGAGATCGTAAGAGCCCAAAGCAACACATTCGTCACCAGAAAAGGGAATGAGCTGTTGAGCGAAGATGTGCTTTTCGCAGATAACAATTTCTTCACTGTGTTTTCGATGCCGCTCGTTGCGGGAGATCCCAAAACGGTGCTTGCCAATGTCAATTCCATCGTTTTGACAGAAGAGGTTGCGGAGAAATATTTCAATACAACGGATGCAGTCGGTAAGACGATGGAGTTGAAAATAGACGATAACTTCGAAAAATTGATCGTATCCGGGGTTGCCAAAAAATGCCCGCAGAATTCATCCGTTCAGTTTGGTGCCGTGATCCCGTTTGAATTGCAGGTTACCAGAGGCTGGACTGATAAAGAATGGTTAGGTTTTTATATGAACACATTTGTGCTGCTGCACGAAAAAGCGAATTACAGAACGGTCGTTCCAAAACTGAATCAGGTTTTTAAAACAAAGTCTGCGGAGGAGATCAGCAAGATCAAAGATTTCGACCAAAGGATCAGTTTCAGCCTGCAACCATTCCTGGATATTCATCTTGATAGCGAAATAAGCGATTTGCGCAACGGGCTTGGTCGCGGCAGCAGTCCCATTTATTCATACATCCTTTCCGGTATAGCCATCTTTATCCTGCTTATCGCTTGCATTAATTTTGTGAACCTAACCGTTGCTCGCTCTTTAAACCGGGCGAAGGAAATTGGCATTCGCAAAGTTGTGGGAAGCCAGCGCAAACAGTTAATGTATCAGTTTCTGGGAGAGTCCTTCCTGCTTTCTTTTATCGCTTTTTCCCTTGCCGTCGTTTTGACGCTTGCTGTTTTACCCACATTCAACGAGTTGGCTAATAAGCAACTAGCACTTTCTTATTTACTCGACATTAAACTCGTTTCCGGATATTTCGCCTTATTCCTGGTTACGGGAATGGTTGCTGGTTTTTATCCGGCATTGGTGCTTTCAGGTTTTAGTCCCGCACAAACTTTGTACAACCGGACCAAACTGACACAGAAAAATTACCTGACAAAGGGCCTGGTCGTTTTCCAATTTGCATTGTCGATATGCCTTGTCATCGGCACCATTGTCATCTATTCCCAATTCAAATATCTTACAAACAAAAACTTAGGTTACAATGATAAAAACCTGATGAGTTTTAGCCTGGGTCGCGGTCGTTCAGGTGAACGATATCTCGAGGTTGTAAAAGCGGAATTGGAAACCATTGCAGGTGTTGAAAAAGTAGGCGCTTTCAATGGCAACTACAATGGTACGCTGGGAGATATTGAGACTGGCAAAATTGATTTTGGATACATTGGTGTGGATGACGATTTTCTAAAAACTTTGGAAATCCCGATTGCTAGAGGCCGGAATTTTTCTAAAAGTTTTCCCTCCGATCCGGTACAATCGGTGGTGGTAAATGAAGCATTTGTGAAAAAGGCGGGCTGGAAAAATCCAATCGGTAAGGAGATTAATTTTGAATGGAAAAATCAGAAAATGACGGTGATAGGTGTGGTGAAAAATTACCATTACGCTTCGCTGAAAGACACGATAAAACCGTTGCTGATGACGCAGGACCCGAATTACGGGAAGAGTACATTGTTTTTGAAGTTGACCGGCGGAAACAATGTTGAAACCGTAAAAACGGTTGAAAAAATATTTCGTAGATACGTGCCATTCATGCCATTCGAATATCAGTTTGAGGACGCCAAAAATCTGAAACGTTATGAATCCGAGGCAAAATGGAAGGAAATGATCACATTAGCGGCCATATTATCGATTTTTGTTTCCTGCATAGGACTCTTCGGCTTGGCCACATTCAATGCGGAAACCCGGGTGAAGGAAATTGGCATCAGGAAAGTGCTGGGCGCCTCCGCAGCCAGCATTGCAGCATTGTTATCCTCGGATTTTATCAAACTTGTATTGGTAGCAATTGTCGTTGCACTGCCGTTTTCATATTACGCGGCAGACACGTGGTTGCGCGACTTCCCTTATCGCATTGCAATTTCATGGTGGTATTTTGTGGTCGCAGCATTACTGGCAATTACAGTTGCAATACTAACCGTCGGTTACCAAAGCCTGAAAACAGCTATGCTGGATCCGGCTAAGTCGTTGAGAAGTGAGTAA
- a CDS encoding PIN domain-containing protein codes for MSKVALDTNILIYLYDFSDEKKRHISELLLAVRPAISAQVISEYLNVTKRLQKLPKLEVLEKCVKLLAFCDIIPLNVKTMEKALLLLRKHDFQMFDSIIIASALEANCSILYSEDLQHNQLIENKLTIVNPFI; via the coding sequence ATGAGTAAAGTTGCTTTGGATACGAACATCTTAATATACCTGTATGATTTTTCCGATGAAAAAAAACGACATATCAGTGAATTACTGCTAGCCGTTAGACCTGCAATAAGTGCGCAAGTGATATCAGAATATTTAAATGTAACTAAGCGGCTGCAAAAACTACCCAAGCTTGAAGTTCTTGAAAAGTGTGTCAAACTGCTGGCGTTTTGTGACATTATTCCGCTAAATGTGAAAACCATGGAAAAGGCTTTGCTACTGCTCAGGAAGCACGATTTCCAAATGTTCGACAGCATAATCATCGCTTCTGCATTGGAAGCTAATTGCAGCATTCTATATTCAGAAGATTTGCAACATAACCAGCTGATTGAGAATAAACTTACCATCGTCAATCCGTTTATATAA
- a CDS encoding ABC transporter permease: MLKNYLKIAWRNLLKNKTFSLINILGLALGMACSLLIMLWVQDEIKMDRFHKNDTRIFSVMENQFYSGVINTFAATPGILADHIVKDIPEIEMASQWLWEEAPVLAVGNNFDNEKGRYVQGDFLSIFSFDLSQGNPKTALKRPDGIVISQKLADKYFKGQDPMGKTIRVDNKDDVIVTGVLKEIPSYSSLKFDFLMSYDRWIKGNDWAKEWGNNGPRCIVLLDKNADINKVNAKIRGYLKTKNKDSNIDLFLVNYGQSYLYSKWDSGKQNGGRIEYVRLFTIVAIFILVIACINFMNLATARSVKRAKEVGLRKVVGAYKSSLVGQFMGESILITLLALAFALILVAVLLPSFNTLTEKQLSLNFFNPTLLLLLLVLTTITGVFAGSYPALFMSSLNPVVVLKGALKFKPSAAYFRQGLVVFQFGLSILLILSMIVVYRQIEFIQNKNLGFNRSNLLYISDIEKGMPKSFASFKQVLEGEPGIKAVTVSQASPMDFGSSTMGVIWPGKDTTQRMLFNVNPVGFDFVKTMGIKLLDGRDFNPQFGTDTSNYLINEAAARKIGYKDPVGKELTMWRKKGRIIGLMKDFHIGSLHVAIEPLIINLQSKKENWGAALILTEAGKTKQAIASIEKVYKQYNPGFPFKYRFADEEFGNLYKAETVVSKLSNYFAFLAIFISCLGLFGLAAFTAEQRTKEIGVRKVLGASVTNLVGMLSMDFVKLVAIAALIVFPIAGYFLQSWLEKYAYRIEMEWWYFMVAGIAALLIALFTVSFQAIKAALMNPVKSLRGE; the protein is encoded by the coding sequence ATGCTCAAAAATTATCTTAAAATCGCCTGGCGCAACTTGTTGAAAAACAAGACATTCAGCCTCATCAATATTCTTGGTCTTGCCTTGGGAATGGCTTGCAGCCTGCTCATTATGTTGTGGGTGCAGGATGAGATCAAGATGGACCGGTTTCACAAAAATGACACCCGGATCTTCTCCGTTATGGAGAACCAGTTTTACTCGGGGGTGATCAACACATTTGCCGCTACCCCAGGGATCCTGGCCGATCACATCGTAAAAGACATTCCCGAGATTGAAATGGCCAGCCAATGGCTTTGGGAGGAAGCGCCCGTGCTGGCAGTCGGAAACAATTTCGACAACGAGAAGGGCCGCTACGTACAAGGCGATTTTCTTAGCATTTTCTCGTTTGATCTCAGCCAGGGCAACCCAAAAACAGCATTAAAGCGCCCCGACGGAATTGTAATTTCACAAAAGCTCGCAGATAAATATTTCAAAGGGCAGGATCCGATGGGAAAAACCATTCGGGTTGATAATAAGGACGATGTGATCGTAACCGGCGTTTTAAAGGAAATTCCTTCCTATTCGTCCCTCAAGTTCGATTTTCTTATGAGTTACGATCGTTGGATTAAGGGCAACGACTGGGCAAAAGAATGGGGAAACAATGGCCCGCGCTGCATAGTTTTGCTCGACAAGAATGCTGATATCAACAAGGTAAACGCCAAAATCAGGGGTTATCTGAAAACTAAAAACAAGGACAGCAACATTGATCTGTTCCTTGTCAATTACGGCCAGTCCTATCTTTATTCTAAATGGGATTCGGGTAAACAAAATGGCGGCAGAATAGAATATGTGCGTCTGTTTACCATTGTGGCCATTTTTATCCTGGTTATCGCCTGCATAAATTTCATGAACCTCGCGACTGCACGGTCGGTAAAGCGGGCGAAGGAAGTGGGTTTGCGCAAAGTGGTTGGCGCTTACAAATCCAGTTTGGTTGGTCAATTTATGGGCGAGTCAATTCTTATCACATTGCTTGCGCTAGCCTTTGCCCTTATTTTAGTGGCCGTGCTGCTTCCTTCATTCAATACATTAACCGAGAAGCAGTTATCGCTCAATTTCTTCAATCCTACATTGCTGCTTCTGCTCTTGGTTTTAACAACCATTACAGGCGTTTTTGCCGGAAGTTATCCGGCTTTGTTCATGTCCTCATTGAACCCTGTTGTTGTGCTTAAAGGTGCTTTGAAATTCAAGCCGAGCGCTGCTTATTTCCGGCAGGGACTGGTGGTTTTTCAGTTTGGCCTGTCCATTCTATTGATCCTTTCCATGATCGTGGTTTATCGCCAGATTGAATTTATCCAAAACAAAAATCTCGGTTTCAACAGAAGCAACCTTTTGTATATCAGTGATATAGAGAAAGGAATGCCGAAGAGCTTTGCCTCATTCAAACAGGTTTTAGAAGGTGAGCCGGGCATTAAGGCAGTAACGGTTTCGCAGGCTAGTCCAATGGATTTTGGGAGTTCTACAATGGGCGTAATCTGGCCGGGTAAAGACACCACGCAACGCATGCTTTTCAATGTGAATCCGGTAGGCTTTGATTTTGTAAAAACAATGGGAATCAAGTTGTTGGATGGCAGGGATTTCAATCCACAGTTCGGCACGGACACATCCAATTATCTTATCAATGAAGCGGCAGCCCGGAAAATCGGTTATAAAGATCCGGTAGGGAAGGAGCTGACCATGTGGCGCAAAAAGGGCAGGATTATCGGGCTAATGAAAGACTTTCACATTGGCTCGCTGCACGTCGCTATTGAGCCGCTCATAATAAATCTGCAATCTAAAAAGGAAAACTGGGGCGCGGCGCTGATCCTGACGGAAGCTGGTAAAACGAAGCAGGCCATAGCAAGCATTGAGAAGGTTTACAAGCAATATAACCCTGGATTTCCATTCAAATATCGTTTCGCCGACGAAGAGTTTGGCAATTTATACAAGGCCGAAACGGTCGTAAGCAAACTTTCCAATTACTTTGCCTTCCTCGCGATTTTCATCTCCTGCCTGGGGTTGTTTGGGCTTGCAGCTTTCACGGCAGAGCAGCGAACGAAGGAAATCGGTGTCAGAAAAGTGCTCGGCGCGAGTGTGACAAACCTGGTTGGCATGCTGTCCATGGATTTTGTAAAATTGGTTGCCATTGCTGCATTAATTGTATTCCCGATAGCAGGCTACTTCCTCCAAAGCTGGCTTGAGAAATATGCTTATCGGATCGAAATGGAATGGTGGTATTTTATGGTAGCCGGCATTGCGGCACTACTGATCGCTTTATTCACAGTAAGTTTCCAGGCCATAAAAGCAGCGCTAATGAATCCTGTGAAGTCCTTGCGGGGGGAGTAG
- a CDS encoding ABC transporter permease, translating to MLQNYIKIAWRNLRKHKFYSFLNIFGLALGLASCLLITLYVVDELSYDKSFDHAERIYRVNSDIRFGGADMKLAVAPDPLAFIMKKDYPQLEAATRLRDKGSFLVRRTNSVNNLKEDQVVFADSTFFEVFSQPLLAGNVSNVLSQPNTMVISERDAVKYFGKENPVGKSLVLDDKETYTVTGVMRNMPAHSHFSNLNMLISMSSLSESREDNWGSHNFNTYFLLRKGTDPQKFEKNFDTIIKNYTGKWVQKIMGASLDQILKSGSYIHYTLIPLTDIHLKSERQAEISANGNIQYVYIFAVVAIFLLVIACVNFMNLATARSSNRAKEVGVRKALGSERSSLISQFLTEAVLLSFIALSLALIIAYLTLPIFNNLANKEIEFPFGSVWFWGICIFTGAFVGVLAGSYPAFFLSAFKPLKVLKNAVATEGKGGYLRNSLVVFQFMISVMLIVGTGVIFRQLNYIQTKTLGFDKDKVLIINDAYVLDKQVNAFKNEILQLPDVQNGTITSYLPTPSSRSDHTFFPVGQMQQDKAINMQFWSVDNDFVSTLDLKMKSGRAFNKDFPSDSTGIIINESAAKILGYADPVGKKIFSQNEKDKKDYTIIGVVKNFHFESLRKNIGALSLILHPSSETMAVRLKGNDVVQTIKQIERVWKSMAPGQPFSYRFMDEDFDNVYRSEQRVGQIFITFAIISIIIGCLGLFGLSAYTAERRTKEIGVRKVLGASVSNIVGLLSRDFIKLVLLAILIGSPIAWYGMNTWLSEFAYHIDMTWWMFAGAGVLAILIALLTVSFQSIKAALMNPVKSLRSE from the coding sequence GTGCTGCAAAATTACATCAAGATCGCCTGGCGGAACCTGCGTAAACATAAGTTTTACTCGTTCCTGAACATTTTCGGCCTTGCATTGGGACTGGCGAGCTGTTTGCTGATTACGCTATATGTCGTGGATGAGCTTAGTTATGATAAATCGTTCGACCATGCAGAGCGGATTTACCGGGTCAATTCCGATATACGCTTCGGTGGGGCTGATATGAAGCTTGCAGTGGCACCGGATCCACTGGCTTTCATAATGAAAAAAGATTATCCGCAGCTCGAAGCTGCAACCCGGTTGAGAGATAAAGGAAGCTTTCTCGTTCGCCGGACCAATTCTGTTAATAATTTGAAAGAAGATCAGGTGGTGTTTGCAGATTCAACTTTTTTTGAAGTTTTTTCTCAGCCACTCCTTGCGGGTAATGTGAGCAATGTGCTTTCTCAGCCTAATACAATGGTCATTTCTGAACGGGATGCTGTAAAGTATTTTGGAAAAGAAAATCCGGTGGGAAAATCACTTGTATTGGACGATAAAGAGACTTACACGGTCACGGGCGTCATGCGAAATATGCCTGCGCATTCGCATTTCAGTAATCTAAACATGCTCATTTCGATGAGTTCACTTAGCGAGAGCAGGGAAGATAATTGGGGCAGCCACAATTTCAATACCTATTTCTTGCTAAGGAAAGGCACGGATCCACAAAAGTTTGAAAAGAATTTCGACACAATCATCAAAAATTATACCGGCAAATGGGTGCAGAAGATCATGGGCGCATCGCTGGATCAGATACTTAAATCGGGCAGCTACATTCACTACACATTGATCCCGTTAACAGATATCCATTTAAAATCGGAACGGCAAGCTGAGATAAGCGCCAACGGAAATATTCAGTATGTCTACATTTTTGCGGTAGTCGCTATTTTTTTATTGGTAATCGCTTGTGTGAATTTCATGAACCTGGCCACCGCCAGATCTTCAAACAGGGCAAAGGAAGTAGGCGTACGGAAAGCACTGGGCTCCGAAAGATCCTCCTTAATAAGCCAGTTTCTCACCGAGGCAGTATTGTTAAGCTTTATTGCATTGAGTTTAGCTTTAATTATCGCTTATTTAACATTGCCCATATTCAATAATCTGGCGAATAAGGAAATAGAGTTTCCGTTTGGAAGCGTCTGGTTCTGGGGCATTTGTATTTTCACCGGAGCATTTGTTGGTGTTTTGGCTGGAAGTTACCCGGCTTTCTTCCTTTCCGCGTTCAAGCCGCTTAAAGTGCTTAAAAACGCGGTTGCGACCGAAGGGAAGGGCGGCTATCTCCGCAACTCACTCGTGGTATTTCAGTTCATGATTTCCGTCATGCTGATTGTTGGCACCGGCGTTATTTTCAGGCAACTGAATTATATCCAGACCAAAACGCTTGGCTTTGATAAAGATAAGGTGCTGATCATTAATGATGCTTATGTGCTTGACAAGCAGGTAAATGCATTTAAAAATGAAATCCTCCAACTTCCCGATGTGCAAAATGGCACGATAACCAGCTATCTGCCAACACCGTCTTCCAGAAGCGACCACACTTTTTTCCCTGTTGGACAAATGCAGCAGGATAAGGCCATTAATATGCAGTTCTGGTCTGTTGACAATGATTTTGTAAGCACGCTGGACCTTAAAATGAAAAGTGGCCGTGCTTTTAACAAAGACTTCCCCTCTGATTCCACAGGAATTATCATTAACGAATCTGCCGCCAAGATTCTAGGTTATGCAGATCCTGTTGGTAAAAAAATATTTTCTCAAAATGAGAAAGACAAAAAAGACTATACGATCATCGGTGTTGTCAAAAACTTTCACTTCGAATCGCTTCGTAAAAATATCGGTGCATTAAGTCTTATACTTCACCCAAGCTCCGAAACAATGGCCGTTCGGTTAAAAGGCAATGATGTTGTTCAAACTATAAAGCAAATAGAGCGGGTATGGAAAAGCATGGCGCCCGGACAGCCCTTTAGTTACCGGTTTATGGACGAGGATTTCGACAACGTATACAGAAGTGAGCAACGTGTAGGCCAGATCTTCATCACCTTTGCTATTATATCGATCATTATTGGGTGCCTTGGCTTATTTGGACTGTCTGCGTACACAGCCGAGCGCAGAACCAAAGAAATCGGGGTTCGAAAAGTTCTCGGCGCAAGTGTGTCTAATATAGTTGGATTGCTTTCCAGAGATTTCATCAAGCTCGTCTTGCTAGCAATCTTAATTGGAAGTCCGATTGCCTGGTATGGCATGAACACGTGGTTGAGCGAATTTGCTTATCATATTGACATGACCTGGTGGATGTTTGCAGGCGCAGGCGTGCTGGCCATTTTAATCGCCTTATTGACCGTAAGCTTCCAAAGTATCAAAGCCGCACTGATGAACCCGGTGAAAAGCCTGCGCAGCGAGTAG
- a CDS encoding ABC transporter ATP-binding protein, whose protein sequence is MIKINNLHKIFSTEEVETTALNGIDMDVKDGEFVAIMGPSGCGKSTLLNILGLLDNPSEGSYEFYGTEVAKMSERQRAQIRKGNIGFVFQSFNLIDELTVYENVELPLLYLKTPPAERKEKVEAALTRMNMMHRRNHFPQQLSGGQQQRTAIARAVVATPKTILADEPTGNLDSKNGEEVMNLLSQLNAAGTTILMVTHSPYDAGFAHRIVNLFDGKIVTEKVHV, encoded by the coding sequence ATGATTAAAATTAACAACCTTCATAAGATCTTCTCTACTGAGGAAGTAGAAACCACTGCCCTGAACGGCATTGACATGGATGTAAAAGACGGCGAGTTTGTCGCTATCATGGGACCATCCGGTTGTGGCAAATCAACTTTGTTGAACATCCTCGGTCTATTGGACAACCCTAGTGAAGGCTCTTACGAATTCTACGGCACGGAAGTGGCCAAAATGTCGGAAAGACAGCGTGCACAGATCCGTAAAGGCAACATTGGATTTGTATTCCAAAGTTTCAACCTGATCGACGAACTGACTGTTTATGAGAACGTTGAACTTCCATTGTTATACCTGAAAACACCTCCTGCCGAACGAAAAGAGAAAGTAGAAGCTGCGCTTACCCGCATGAACATGATGCACCGCCGCAATCACTTTCCACAGCAACTTTCCGGGGGACAGCAGCAGCGGACAGCCATTGCACGGGCCGTTGTAGCAACACCAAAAACGATACTTGCGGATGAGCCTACAGGTAACCTCGACTCCAAAAACGGAGAAGAAGTAATGAACCTGCTAAGCCAGCTTAATGCAGCCGGAACCACCATTCTGATGGTAACGCACTCGCCCTACGACGCAGGTTTCGCGCATCGCATTGTCAACCTTTTTGACGGAAAGATCGTGACAGAAAAAGTGCACGTTTAG
- a CDS encoding efflux RND transporter periplasmic adaptor subunit, whose amino-acid sequence MDKLKPKKFWTTQRIGIIAGSTLLVAFLVYQFFFADKRSKLNVEQDKLTVSTVKQGKFDEFIVVTGVVQPLKTIQLDAIVGGYVTEKLIEGGNMVKQGDVLLRLENQNLKLSFLQSETEASRLVNDLQNTRQSLRIARFNLQKTLSELDFQIDQAKDAHDRNTKLYKDKVIPDADYLKTKREFERLSKQRDIEVESQKYQEENSKMQITQLEGTLASTQKNVNLWRQTLENLSVKAPVSGLLSSMNVEVGSNINQGQNIGQIDDLNGFKMRVSVDEHYISRIFAGLQGSMEFNGKDYGLKIIKIYPEVLSGRFEVDMQFDKGAPELIKRGQSAPIRLQLGQPSQATLLPVGGFFSETGGNWVYVVGDDGKRASKRKITLGRKNPEYFEVLEGLQPGEKVITSSYENFGDNEVLEF is encoded by the coding sequence ATGGACAAACTTAAACCAAAGAAATTCTGGACCACACAACGCATTGGTATAATCGCGGGAAGCACATTACTGGTCGCATTTTTAGTATATCAATTCTTCTTCGCAGATAAACGCAGCAAACTGAATGTTGAACAAGATAAGCTGACGGTTTCCACAGTCAAACAAGGCAAATTCGACGAATTTATCGTGGTAACCGGCGTCGTGCAGCCATTGAAAACCATCCAGCTGGATGCGATCGTAGGTGGATATGTGACAGAGAAACTGATTGAAGGTGGTAACATGGTAAAACAAGGCGATGTGCTTTTGAGACTGGAAAACCAAAACCTGAAACTGAGCTTCCTGCAATCTGAAACCGAGGCTAGCCGACTGGTGAATGATCTTCAAAATACGCGTCAGAGCTTGCGTATTGCACGATTTAACCTGCAAAAGACATTGAGCGAACTGGATTTCCAGATTGATCAGGCGAAAGATGCGCATGATCGTAACACCAAACTATATAAGGATAAGGTCATTCCCGATGCGGACTATTTGAAAACCAAAAGGGAATTTGAAAGACTTTCGAAGCAACGCGATATTGAGGTTGAATCTCAGAAATACCAGGAAGAAAACTCTAAAATGCAGATCACGCAGCTGGAAGGAACATTGGCCAGCACGCAAAAGAACGTGAATCTTTGGAGACAAACACTTGAAAACCTTTCGGTTAAGGCGCCTGTTTCAGGCTTGCTTTCTTCTATGAACGTGGAAGTTGGATCCAACATTAACCAGGGTCAGAATATCGGACAAATTGATGATTTGAATGGTTTCAAAATGCGTGTAAGCGTAGACGAACATTACATTTCAAGGATTTTTGCAGGACTGCAGGGTTCCATGGAATTCAATGGAAAGGATTATGGATTGAAAATCATCAAGATATATCCGGAGGTTTTGAGCGGGAGATTCGAGGTGGATATGCAGTTTGACAAAGGCGCTCCTGAATTGATCAAAAGAGGGCAATCAGCGCCGATCCGTCTGCAATTGGGACAGCCTTCTCAGGCAACATTGCTTCCAGTGGGTGGATTCTTCTCTGAAACCGGCGGAAACTGGGTATATGTGGTGGGCGACGATGGCAAACGTGCTTCAAAACGCAAGATCACATTGGGCCGTAAAAACCCTGAGTATTTTGAAGTTCTGGAAGGGTTGCAGCCAGGTGAAAAAGTAATCACCAGCTCGTACGAGAACTTCGGGGACAATGAAGTGCTTGAATTTTAA
- a CDS encoding sigma-54-dependent transcriptional regulator, protein MQLSEAKILIIDDDVDVLSAAKLLLKRHAKTVDIEKNPQKLPFLVTNGDYNLILLDMNFTRDVNSGREGFHWLDRILDIKPASKVIMITAYGDIEMAIRAIKAGATDFVLKPWENDKLLATIAVAIEGGNDKIPAVVEEKSKDDGKKGKSTGESIVASSESMKQVLATAERVAATDANVLILGENGTGKTQLAKHIHQHSKRADKPFVVVDLGALSESLFESELFGHVKGAFTDAKEDRAGRFEEAKGGTIFLDEIGNLSLGLQAKLLTVIQERRVTRVGSNKPIALDVRLLCATNMNIEKMVTEKSFRQDLLYRINTIELDLPPLRERPEDISALAEYYLKQYGKKYNRPVNDISSALIKKMQQYNWPGNIRELQHAIERAVILSQEKTLQPDDLFLKSSGGQPTTATGFDLEDMEKTLIVKAMKRFNGNITDAARELGLSRAALYRRMEKYGL, encoded by the coding sequence ATGCAACTCTCTGAAGCAAAAATCCTGATCATCGATGACGATGTCGACGTACTAAGTGCGGCCAAACTCCTTTTGAAACGCCACGCCAAAACAGTCGACATTGAAAAGAATCCGCAAAAACTGCCATTCCTCGTAACCAACGGTGATTATAACCTCATCCTGCTGGACATGAACTTTACCCGCGATGTAAATAGCGGCCGTGAAGGTTTCCATTGGCTGGACCGCATTCTCGACATTAAACCTGCTTCAAAAGTGATTATGATCACGGCCTATGGAGACATTGAAATGGCGATCCGGGCCATTAAAGCGGGTGCGACGGATTTTGTGCTGAAACCTTGGGAGAATGATAAATTGCTTGCCACAATAGCGGTTGCTATTGAAGGGGGCAATGATAAAATACCGGCCGTAGTGGAAGAGAAAAGCAAGGACGACGGCAAAAAAGGCAAGTCAACCGGCGAATCCATTGTGGCTTCCAGCGAATCCATGAAACAAGTGCTGGCGACGGCGGAACGCGTTGCGGCCACAGATGCCAACGTGTTGATCCTGGGAGAAAACGGAACCGGTAAAACACAGTTAGCCAAGCATATACATCAGCATTCAAAACGTGCAGACAAGCCTTTTGTGGTCGTGGATCTGGGCGCGCTGAGCGAAAGCTTGTTCGAAAGCGAGCTTTTTGGCCACGTTAAGGGTGCATTCACGGATGCGAAGGAGGACCGTGCAGGAAGATTCGAAGAAGCCAAGGGTGGGACCATCTTTCTGGATGAAATCGGGAACCTGTCGCTTGGATTACAAGCCAAGTTGCTGACCGTTATTCAGGAGCGGCGCGTGACGCGCGTGGGTTCCAATAAACCCATTGCCCTGGACGTTCGGTTGCTTTGCGCTACCAATATGAACATTGAAAAAATGGTGACCGAAAAGTCCTTCCGCCAGGATTTACTTTACAGGATCAACACCATTGAACTGGATCTGCCACCCTTGCGCGAGCGTCCCGAGGACATTAGCGCCCTGGCAGAATATTATCTCAAACAATACGGCAAGAAATACAATCGCCCGGTTAACGACATCAGTAGCGCATTGATCAAGAAAATGCAGCAGTATAACTGGCCGGGCAACATCCGCGAACTGCAGCATGCCATTGAACGCGCCGTGATCCTTTCGCAGGAAAAAACATTGCAACCCGACGACCTTTTTCTGAAAAGCTCCGGCGGGCAACCGACCACGGCAACGGGTTTCGATCTGGAAGATATGGAGAAGACTCTGATCGTGAAGGCGATGAAACGTTTTAACGGAAATATTACAGACGCAGCCCGCGAACTCGGTCTGAGCCGTGCAGCACTTTACAGGAGAATGGAGAAGTATGGCCTGTGA